A stretch of the Notamacropus eugenii isolate mMacEug1 chromosome 2, mMacEug1.pri_v2, whole genome shotgun sequence genome encodes the following:
- the FGF3 gene encoding fibroblast growth factor 3, with translation MELIWLLVFSLLHPSGQASWALGLAQPGPPREAETQAPEGRLRRDAGGRGGVYEHLGGAPRRRKLYCATKYHLQIPPSGRVGGSLENSVYSILEITAVEVGIVAIKGLFSGRYLAMNKRGRLYASENYNAECEFVERLHELGYNTYASRLYRTAPNGTGARRKASSERLWYVSINGKGRPRRGFKTRRTQKSSLFLPRVLDSKDHEMVRLFHTSVPYRESLWKPADKSERKRRQGHSAVLEAGRETALLEVTSVSTQAPPGTL, from the exons ATGGAACTGATCTGGCTTCTGGTGTTCAGTCTGCTCCATCCCAGCGGGCAGGCGTCGTGGGCCCTGGGCCTGGCTCAGCCAGGGCCCCCCAGGGAGGCGGAGACCCAGGCCCCAGAGGGCCGCCTCCGTAGAGATGCCGGGGGCCGAGGCGGTGTCTATGAGCACCTCGGCGGAGCGCCCCGGCGCAGAAAGCTCTACTGCGCCACCAAGTACCACCTGCAGATCCCCCCCAGCGGCCGGGTCGGCGGCAGCCTGGAGAACAGCGTCTACA GTATCCTAGAAATCACAGCAGTGGAGGTTGGAATTGTGGCCATTAAGGGGCTCTTTTCTGGGCGCTATCTGGCCATGAACAAACGGGGAAGACTGTACGCCTCG GAGAACTACAATGCTGAGTGTGAGTTTGTGGAGCGATTACATGAGCTGGGCTACAATACCTACGCCTCCCGCCTGTACAGAACAGCGCCCAATGGAACTGGGGCCAGGCGCAAAGCCAGTTCCGAGAGACTCTGGTATGTCTCCATCAATGGGAAAGGCCGACCCAGGAGGGGTTTTAAAACCCGCCGGACCCAGAAATCTTCTCTCTTCTTACCCCGAGTTCTGGACAGCAAAGACCACGAGATGGTCCGACTCTTTCATACCAGTGTCCCATATAGGGAGAGCCTCTGGAAGCCAGCGGACAAGAGCgagagaaagaggaggcaggGACACTCAGCAGTTCTGGAAGCAGGGAGGGAGACAGCCCTGCTGGAGGTAACTTCTGTGAGCACACAGGCCCCTCCCGGGACACTCTGA